Genomic window (Gasterosteus aculeatus chromosome 1, fGasAcu3.hap1.1, whole genome shotgun sequence):
CATAACTGCATATGTGTATgcgtatgtgtatgtgtatgtgtatgcacATGTATTCTGTCTGTACGGCATCAGCCTCTGCAGATCCTTCACTGACCTCTGTTCCCTCCTAAAGGAACGTGTTAAGCATTTTGGGGGAGCTAATGGcagaaatgtaatataatatttataagtatattttattttgtgtataatCTCTTCAAAATAAGAATACTTCAGTTTGTCTTACCTTAGTGGTGTCTGCAGCAGCCCAGAATGGACAAAGCAAATAGCGTCTATGGAAAGGCTGTTCATATTATCACAAGCTGAACCTTTACACGAGGCAAACACAGACCTGTGGGTTATTTGTTTAGACAATAATGACCTTTGCAATCAGGGGGGTGTTCTCCTAAGATACTGGGTTCGCTTTTTATTTGGGGAatcatgtttttacagacaAAACAGATTTTAGATGCCATATGTTTGAATTTtattgatgaaatgtgataaaacacattcaaaatgtGGATTTATTTCAATGTTGATATTTGAATATTCATTAAACACagtattttacaaaaatgtcaatgtgttttttccccaccaTTCAAGAAAAGAGAAGATCCGATTTATTAAACAGCATTGTGCCCTGATTGTTGCTCCTGATGGAAGAGCTCAAAGTAATCACGTGATCATCTTTGTATAAGTTTCAGGACTTATAAGGAGGGCGAAGGCTTTCTTAATCACGTCCTGGAAGACTGTCAACAACACATTCTGGGAAAAAAGGATGAACACTAGGGGTGTGCATTTGTGCGAGCCCCACCAGTGTGTGCGGTGGAGTTCTGCGTGTCGGTGTTCAACCATCTTTAAAAAGCTCTGTGTCTGGTTGAATAGGAGGAAGTGGCTCTAACTTCCCCAGGAAATGGGAAGAGGAAaccgggggagtgggggggggggggggtttcgacCTCTCTGGCTGCAGTGGAGCCACAAGACGACTCACCGCAgaggaagaagggtggagggcgGACAGGACGAGAGATACCGCCTCTCATTGTGCTCCCTCTGACTGGACGGAGAACACTTTGAGACAACTAGAACATACTGGGACATTTTGGTGGAGATGAAGTTTTCACTGGGAGCTCTGAgtgctctgctctgctgctcgcTGTCCTGCTCCCAAACACTGAGTCCTGACGGGAGGAACGTCTGCCCCAATGTCAGGTAAAACTTTATATTCGCTCActgatttcattttaacacccCTTCAGGTAGAAAAATTACAAAATGGAAAACTGGAGTCACATTCAATGTCTGTGTACGCAGAGATGATTCTGATTCTATTTCTAATGAATTCTTCTCTAACAAAGAtcaatttgtatatatttttctccttttaattgGTTTCTCAGTTAGCTTGaaatccttcttcttctttctaatTTGATAATTTTCCTTGTATTTAGGAACCCGTTATCCTCGGTCTGTTGCACTGGGTGGCGTCAAGAGGGAAAGGAGTGCCCCATACGTGAGTTTAACCGCTCTAATGGACACAAGCAGGGATTATGCCTCCACTGCCTCTGTCTTtcattaactgtgtgtgtgcgtgtgtctgtgcgtagcTGTGTGCGAAGGAGAGCAGGCCTGCCCGAAGGACGAGATCTGCGTGCATCCTGGAGTGTGTCGCTGTCCACCTGGCTACTACGGAGCTCTCTGTAAAACACGTGAGTGACATGAAATAACAGCTATTTAAAGTCAATtacgtgtgtgttttgtcagttTGATTTACAATGCACTAAATATCAGTTGTCCTATCTTAAAAGGACCATGAAGGGCCAGACAGATTGATTGATGCTGAATGTTatgattttaaaatgcattacatCAAATCAGAAACTTTAAAGTTACACAAAGTAAGTAGTCACACTTGGCTTTGATGGCAGATGACCTGTATACCAGGACATTCTTATGTAGAATTCCAGAATAAAAGacctttttccttccttcctacaCTTCCTTctaatttcagattagatttaaaaggaaaaggttAGTTACAGGCTAATTTCAAAGTGGAGGCTGGCGCGTCAGCAGTTACAACATGGTTGTCCTGTTCGGTACTAGTGTGTTAATATGTGCACTCTATGAATTTGTTTGTTACCAGGCTGTCCCCCTGATTTCTGGGCTCCGGACTGTCGGCAGGTGTGTCAGTGTCACCCGTACGGCCGCTGCCACCCGGCCACTGGTGAATGCACCTGCAACCCCAACCGCTGGGGCCCGCTGTGCCAGCACGCGTGCAAGTGCGCCCGGCACGGCCAATGCCACCCCGTCCACGGAAACTGCACCTGCGACGGGGGCTGGTGGACGGCGACCTGCTCCAAGCCGTGTCAGTGCGTCAGCGGGGGCTCTGCGGGCCCCGGCTGCGAGCAGCTGACGGGCCGCTGTCAGTGCCTCAAGGGCCACTGGGGCCTCAAATGTCTTGCCTCTTGCAACTGCTACCTGTCGCAGTGCAACCAGCGTACCGGTATGTGTGAGTGCGAGGCCGGCTGGTGGGGACCCAGCTGTGATCGGCGATGTAACTGTGACCTCACCCACAGCAGCTGTGACCCGGCCGGCGGGCAGTGCCTGTGCCACCCGGGGTTCCAGGGTGTCTTCTGCAACCAGCCCTGTGAAGGTGGCAAGTACGGCAGCGGCTGTGAAATGAGGTGGGTGTCAGGAGATACATTTGTTTGGTTTCGATACCCCGGGTGTCACTGATGACTCAGTGTTCGTCTCGTTGTTCCTCAGCTGCGGATTCTGTAGAGACAAAAAGTTCTGCTCGGACACCGACGGCTCCTGTGAGGCCTGTGAATCCGGCTGGAACGGCACGCGGTGCGACCGCCCGTGCCCGTCTGGTTCATATGGGGACGGCTGCCAGGAGACGTGTCCACGCTGCAGGAACAACGAGCCATGCGACCCCAAAACTGGACAATGTTGGAGGTGTGACCCTGGATGGACAGGACCCAGGTGAGCAACGGTGGTGTTTTAGGCATACATGAGCACTTTTGATCATTTTGTTGCTTATGCGACCGGGGAAGGTTACCAGAACATTTGTGGATTTTTTCAAAgttcactgtaaaaaaaatacacgcTAAACCAATGGAATGACATTTTGAGTCTTTGATTGATGTTAAGTTTGCGTAAAGCATCTTCGTGTTGCTAAAGTGGCGGCTTTACACTGTGTGGACGGTTATATCGAGTGGGTGTGATGGAGATGGATTCTGCCTACAATGCGCACAGTGCTTATATGTGTAGGGCCCCATCCACAGAAGAGGTAAATCCTTGAAAACAACTACACACATGTTGTGGAATAAGTTTCAGGATTGGTAATGCTTGTGAAATGACTGTTCGTGTCCTTGGTCATTGCTCCCTGTCGCCAGGTGCGAGGAGGCCTGCTCCAACAGGACGTTTGGAGACGCCTGCAGCTCCCCGTGCAGCCCTTGTTTCCATGGCGACTGCCATCACGTGACAGGAAGATGTGTTTGTCAGCCAGGTTTTCAGGGAGAGAGGTGCGTGTGAAGTGCACTGTCAGCAGATTGGAAAAGGGCCTGATACATTTGTATGTAGGCATTAAACTGAGACAAATTCATTGATGTTTTGAGCCAAATGAACGAGGCCAAAGTCTATTCTTCTAACTGATACACACACTATACCTGGTCAGCGAACAAAAAGatggatttgtttttgcttcCTAAGCCCAATAAATGAGACTTTTCACAGCAAGACGTTAGTATACTTCAAGTACATGCAGCAAATGATGCCCTAGAAAATAATTGCTAGCACCTTATTAGTTACCTTATAGTTAATTGGAGGTTTTCAGGTTAAAAaatatcattttgttttcaatgtttacTACTGTCATTACAGTGAAGTATTTTCACTGTCCCCTGAAATACATCCGGTGTTCATTCGGTGTGAATATGTTCTTCCCTGTGGttttataaattatataattatataacatTTTTTCTCCAGCTGTAACAGAAGCTGCCCCGCCCTGCGCTTCGGCCTCAACTGCTCCTCGGCCTGTGGCTGCAGCGAGGGGGACATCTGCGACCCAGTCACCGGCTCCTGTCCCAACAGTACGTCCCCCCAATAGAATCGGTGTATGCTGGTGTTTGGACAAGTGTATATGACCCTGAAGGGCATCAATTGtttcattatgtgtgtgtgtgtgtgtgtgtgtgtgtgtgtgtgtgtgtgatcaggtGGCAGAGCCGCTGTCCTGGCAGGTATCCTCGTTccgttgctgttgttgctgctcgctgtgctctgctgctgtctgtgttgTGGAGGAGGTCCTGTTGATGGCAAAGACAGGTCTGTTTCTCACTCCCACCAATACCAGGCCCACAAACCAAACGGTTTAAGCATTTTGTAGAATTGCAAACATTACTAACTTTTATATGCAGCTTGGACTCTGAGTCACGACtagcagttttctttttctgctacAACTTCAGACAAGACCaaagattatttattttaacaacacTCAAAATCTGGAAGTATTCACTAGATTATTCTTCCTTAACATTTGAAAGTCATGCCACCCAGTCGAACCTTCTGTCTTCCAGGGCGGCTGTTGCCGATGGAGGCCTCTCAGTTCGGGTGAAATATCACGTTTACAGCGTCCTGGCTAACATCGGTGCTGCCCTCCCCTGTATTTCCAATTGGTCGTCTGGCCTGCCTCGTGTCACTGGTCAGTCCTGCAGCACAATGTGTATAGTAAATATACAATAAAGCCTTTTTTATAAGCtttgtataataatatattgtaaGTCATGGATTGTGTACCAACTCTTCAACGACAGGAGTCCTAAATTGTGAATAGTAAAGGTTcaaggatgaatgaatgaaccttttcctCATAAAGACTTtggttgtttaaataaaagtgttattttattttaagtgcGTCTCTTGATACAGACTAAGACATGTGTTGATTTtacactgttttatttttaatctcacacacacacacacacacacagtgtctcaccATGACCCAGAGCTGACGTTCAACCACAGCTTCATTGAGCCTCCTTCCTCTGGCTGGGTGACGGAGGGGTCGTCCTTCGAcagcgatgaggaggaggaggaggaagcgctcTACTGTGTCCCTCCAAGAGAAGGTAGGTTTAAGGATGAAACAGACTTACATTGCCCTTTTTACTGAGGGTAGCAGAACTTCCActgcaaccccccctccctccgtccattCGTTCTCATGCTCCTGGGCTTTTCTGGGTCTCCGTCTCCTTGGCAGACATCCCGGAGGTGGCGGGCGGCGAGTTCCACGAGATGAGCTCGAAGTGCAACATGTTCTTGGACCCGTCCGGCTTCAGCAGCGAGGACATCACTTCGCCCTTCAACATCCCTCGCACCTCCAGCATCGCCAAGTCCAAGCGGCCTTCCGTCTCTTTCGCAGAGGGCACCCACTTCGGCGCCAAGGAGAGGCGTGGCTCGGCTCAGGAGCCCGGCGCCCTCCCTGGGCGCAACAAACCCAAGTCACCCTGGGGGGTTTTGATGCTGTCTGCCCTCCAAAGTCAGGGGAGCGCCTCGAGAACCGGGGAGGAAGATGGGGCTGAgagcgaggagggggaggatggagTCGATGTGCAGGCGTCGGACAATGAGGATTTCAGCCGTGAGCCGGGGGACCAGGAACTACACCGAACTCCTTCCCGGGACACCTTGCACGTCCCCGGGACATCGGGGCGAAGGCGAACTATGTCCAACACTGTTGCTCAGAAATGTAGCCAGACGCCGACATCTCAGGTGGGGGTCTTGGATAAGGTCACCACAGTGTACGTGACGGTGGGTAAGGCGGGTAGGCCCGCATCGAAAACGGAGACGAGCTCCGAAGGGCCCGTTCAAGCCATGCTGCGGCGACTCGGAAGCCTCCAGAGACAACGGGAGCAGGACACTGGCAAGCCCAAGGCCAAAGGAGCCGAAGGGATTACCAAACCGCCGAGGAGGAAGCTCGGAGCTCGGGCAagtgtgtgggaggagggaggcccACCTGGAGGGGAGGTGGGCATATGTAAGCCAATCCGGAGAAAGCATGCTGCTCTCACCCCGCCGGGTGACACGGCGGGTCCCAATGACAGTCCGTCGGTGGAGAGCGGCACGCCAAAGCGGCCTCTGTCGTTCATTTTGAGTAGCGTGCCAGAGGTGGTCTCGTCCGTCTCTGGGTCGGATCTCAGGGCTGAGAGCGGTGACCCGAGTGCAGTAAAAACCGAGGGCACCTACCTGACTGTAGGACCAGCAGGAGACGCTGCGAGTCTCACTGAGGTCATCGACAATGAAGGCGCAGCGGTCGGTGCGAATGACGAACCCTGCTATGAAAATGTCCAGATTAAACGCTCTTAACATTGTGAGAAGAAAGACGTCAGCAGGTGTGAGTCAGACACTCATTGTTACTCTGCAGTTATAAAGTGATAAAGACTGGAGTTATTGTGGTGTTATCTGGTACACAATGTACAGGCACAGATAAATATTGTCATTTATGCAACATatgtaataaaaaaactaaaataaagaaCGAGATCATTGTTCTAATTATAAGAACCTTATGCATACTGAAAAATCTGGGCGAGTGTTTGCTTGCTACTCAGGTGAGGGATAAACAGACATTAAGACATCTGAGTAGTAGGAGGAAGACATATTTATTTGTCATGAATGCAAATACAACTAAGACAAACTATAACAGGTTGTGCAATCTAAAGGGACTCAATCAGTAACAGTACATTGTTGAAACCTCTATGTATTTTTGTAGTGTCATATTTTGTGCTCTCCTACTTAGAATTGGGATTGTAAGAATCTTTGTATTCACCTATCACTGCTCTCTGACCTGCACTGTGACGCGTGATGCTGCCGATGAGTTGCTATTGCAAAATAGGGGAATTgggatttgttttcattttcattactCAATTATGTGCCAAATGTTGTATTTAGTTTTCCCCTGTCTATACGCTTATGATTGATAATAATCATTTACCAAAAATACATCCATCAAAATATAGAGTTTAACTTTTGCAACGACAGGTCATGCTTGTTGTGTTTAATTTAGTAGGTCAGCTGACGCCAAGACGAGAGAAGCTTCGTCAACCAGTTGGACTTTGGTCATGTTGAGGCAAACTACTGAGTGGAGAGCAGCTGTGTGTGGACTTTGAATATTCGCTATTTGCTGTGTGGATGCGCAGTCATTTACTGAGCAAGTCTGTCAGATGTTTAACTGCCACTGCCTGTTTCTGTTGTAGACCAAATTACTCATTTAAAAATACTCAAGATATTTCAAACTACTTTTCTGCCCCAGTGGTGTCCGAACATCCAAGCCAATACTTGGCGATGGATCTGGGATAAGGAGGATTGGCGTGGTCAACTTTCTTTGTCCTGAGGTCCACTCGGTAGTACGTTTCtggaaaacacagaaacagcATTCAATTCATGTCATTTTATATCTCTGATCACGTGGTGTGAAGGAAATCTAACTCTCAGTCAGTAAAATCTCTTGTAACCAGTGTCTACATGGATCAAAACGATTTGTTTATGATCCTTTGGCTAATCGTAAACCTGATAACAAATTTCACTTAAAGTACACGTAAATACACAAGAACTGCAGTTATTTTAGGCATCTTGACTTACACGGCATATTAAACTGGTTACATTAAGCCTTGTAGCTGGAAGGAGCTGGGGAAAGTTTGATTGAAATGAGTTCCTGTTTGCCCTCCCAGTTGCTCTCAACATCTGTACCTCATTTCACAAAGGTCTTCTGTCCTCAATTTTGTCTTAAGAAAACCAAAACATGTTCCCAGGCACAAATGGGGCCATGACCACCTCGTCTTTTAACTTAAACAAAGCCATAGATATTGAATAATAATGGCAATGCCGATGAATCCGTCCGAGCTGAGTTACCTCCTCTAAAGAAGTAGACGCTCTGTACGGGCAGAAGCCCCCGGATGGGCCCCCAGTACGACCCGTCGTCTCTGGAGTCATAGTTGCCTCTGTTGTTGTGACGGTAACCGTCGTTCCGTCTGTCCTGGTCCCAGTCTTGATCCCACAGCCTGTCCTGCTCTCGTCCGAACCTCTCCGCtgtctccatcctcctctctgccaacCTCAAACCCATCTCTGCAAAGCCCTGTCCAATGTTCATCCCCCGCTCAGCCACGGACCCCCAGAAGGGCGAGCGCCTTTGCCTCCTTCGACCCCACCGCTGTCCATACTGCTGGTCCCACTGCTGTCCATACTGCTGGTACTGCTGGTTCCACTGCTGCCCTCGCCCTTCAGCCCCCCGTTGGTCCGGCCAGTCGTCGTTGTGCGGTTGCGCGAGCCTCCCGGGAGGGACGTACATTCTGCCGGCCATGACGGCGTCCACCGGAGACTTGAGGCCCTTCCAGTCCTTGTCAATGAAGTGATGTCTGTCGTGGTGCTGAGgcgctgaagaaggtcagagaAACACATGAAAAGCTGTGTGAAACAACCCGTCGCCCTCAAAACAGGTGATGATCGATCacgccacaactcactgccagAGAAGAGCTCGCTGATAACGCGTTCATAGTTGTTGTAGTAAAGGTCGGTGTAGTGCCTGAACAGCGTGGACGGTGACCTCTCCGTCATGGTGATACACTCCTCATGGGACGGCTGGTGCAAAAACTCGTACACGTGGTACTGACCCCCTGTAGAAACCAACAAGAAGTCACTTAATGTTGGGTAAGTTAAGTATTTTCCACAGTACTGCCAATCAAGATGTCTGGATGTAAGGTGTAACGTCTGGCTGCACCTTTGAAAAAATAGACCTTCTCTTTCCCATTGTAACCAGGAGCCGGAAGAGCGAACGCTGCATCCACATGATCTGGAATCCTGTCAAAGCCCACGCTGATGTCTCGAGGATAGTCGTCATCCAGCACGCCGTTATCAAACCTCCAGTACTTGTCCCCCTATGGAGGGTTTGTTTGAACGTTAAATGGTTATGACAACAGGGGTGCGACACACGTGATCTTATCAAAACAATTTCCTGTCTCCCCACCTTGAAGATGTATGTCTTCCCTTGACAGTTGAGGCGGGTGAAGGCCGCATCGATTGCCCCGCTGATGCCCCACACGTCCTTTATCAACTTTGGATAACCGGGAAGCACTGACTGCCGGTCCAGTGCAAAAAAGTACTCCCctagagacaaaaacacagacgttCGCGGGCATTTCCCACTGCAACACATGGACTGCGCTCTTTAAGTTTTGTTtgatcaaatgtccgattacCACATTTAAGAATAAGGCGATCACTCACCTCTGAAGGCAAATATGGAGCCGTTTTTTTGTTGCATGAAGGAGTCAAAAGGCCTCCTACTACAGACCACGGCGTCTGGGTCGGGGGCTTTAGTGGGGGCAGCTGTTGTGGCGGCCCCAGTGGTGGTCTCGGCTGCTGCATCACCCGCAGAAGGTCTGGTGTTACTGAGGACTGTCTCTGTAGGTGTGAACGTCTGCGAAATGGGTGTGTTCTCGGTCACGGCGGTTTTCCGAAGCAGGGTTTCCACCAGTCGAGGGGGTCTGGTCATTTCCAGTGCTGTTTCTGGATGTCGCTGCGGTAGTAGACCAAAGTCTGAGATTTGCTCCGGCAGTGGCCGGGGCTGATGATCGATAACAGAAGAGGACGGGTCGTGTGCTGGACGTCCAGCCGACGGAGTGGTGTCTTCGAACGGCTCGCTGTCATCGtcctctgcaaacacaaaggTGTCTCCGCGAGCTGAGGGAGGGAAAGTGATATCAGTGTCCCATTTTGACTGTCTCGGCGAACGTTGTTGTGAGCAGAGAGGTCGCTTACTCGTCATGCCACAGGTGACCTCGAAGTCATAGCAGCAGCTCCTGTAGTACTTGCACATGGAGTCACACTGGCACTTCATCCGCGAGTCAAAGCCATTCTCACAGCGTCCCATACAGGACtctggagataaaaaaaaaaaatgacaaaagagaaagagaacttGATTGGATCTATTGATTTATTTGAGGACCTTTCGCAGCTCAGACGAATGTGTACTTACTCCTTTGGACAACAAAGTTAAATGTAGACGTTGACGGCAAAGGCtcatggaacatttttttctttcattgtgaCTCTCTTTGTTGCGCGTGCTTATCTTACCGTGCTTCTATTCATAATTGTATCATAATATaactttatatttgtatatatatactaGTACTACTATATATACTATAACATCCATAAGTGCTGAACAATTCCACTCAATTGATTAACAGATCATAATATGTTCGTATTGGCTACATTTTTTAAGTcatcaataaaaagaaatgcaatgaATGTGATGATTACAGCTTTTAACTTTTTGAACTTTTTAGAAATTCAAATACAAAGTAGATTCTTGGACTGCGGGTGAAACATAACAAACCATTTGAAGATTCCACTTTGTGTTCTGGCCATTTGTGAtggtatttttcattatttgctAGCATGTTAAAAATAGTTACAAGCCGTTCTGATGGAAAATGGTTTACTTGTGTACATAAAACACCCAAAGTTGATGTGTCTGAGttgttaaatgaataaaacatgtcacAAATGGATTTGGGTGTTTGTCGTGTCATTTTGATGTAGTAAGCAGGACACAGTCAATTTGACCCTTTAGTGAATGATGAACCACAGATGGCAACACTCCTCTTTCTGCAAACTAAAACTACTTCTTTCAGctttaaaagttatttttaatgCTGTACTCACCGTCTGCAGCGAAGGTTCGAGCCAGCAGAGCCAGCGGCAGGACGGCCCACAGCCTCATGTTGCCTCTGCTGTGTGAGAGGACGAAATGAAAAACTAACGACGGGCCGTGTGCTTGCAATCATTGGAAACATGTGTCAGTCACCCCGCTTCCTTGTTGACTTTAACCTTATTAGCAAAACCCAAGCAAATAAACAGGGAGAAGTCCTATGAGAAAGAGCCTGTTGACCTCTGACCGGGTTAGTTTGTGATTTTTACTGCAATCTGGGTCATTTGTCACACAGCAGGGATTTTTCTCTGCAGTATGAGTAGTGCAACATGAACTGTGGTGATTCCAGATATCTTGTCACCTGGTGTCATTGTGAGGCCGCAGTGGATCCTGAGTACGGAGATAATGTACCAGCCGGCTGTGTCATGCCGTTAAACCGCTATGAGCTGGTAAAGAAGATTTTAAAACTACAGAACAGCGTGACCACAGATATCTttagctttgtgtttgtgtaaagtCTAAGCAGCAGTTttgtttgtcataatttcatttttttcacaagAACCCAATGTAATGAGTTTGTGGAAAGATCACAAACATCCCCATAACAAGGAATCCCTCAATGCTGCAATATCCGTTCTTTTGTTTTATCTATTATTGCAATAATCATTACAACTAGAAAGACAGTAATATGATATTCTGAATTCCACATTCACAAAATATGTGACGTTTTCCAAGATGTTCTGAGGCAGACAAACCAAATCTTTATTATCTtgggcagcggttcccaaactcaagaatgccgcggcccaatttgaaatctgaaaatcttttgcggcccacccaaacctttaatcacaactctgatcaaaacataaactagggatgattaaatgacctaaAGAATTTAacagattaaaaatgtattaaccgacaatgtatgttttgtataccattttctccggagctcatatatatttactgtaacagtacaagagggcgccccatttgacattgttttgtttggcggcgccttttgttgaataatgacaggcggacaagagcagccgtttcgagtgAACGGATCAAAAATAGGTCAGATAAAAGAATAACACGTAACTTAaatcatatatatttttatattaattttaaacttttcaaaattgaaaattaaaaacattttatttatttattgtaaatgacctatcgcggcccacctgcagtaccttcgcggcccaccagtggGTATTTTTCTCCGCTTTGTCCAGCAGAGGGCCTGattgatgaagaggaagaggaggagttgggtaaagagaggggggcgggggggtagggTACTTTCCTCTTCACCAGCAGTCCAGAGGCCGGTGGATGCTGACCGAAGGATGCGGTTTGAGGGCTGCTGCATCATTCTGTATATCATCTGCAGGGGAGACGAGCCAATACAGCGCGCCGGATGAGATGGCAGAGGgaatttaatttatatatatttaaatatataacgCTCTTCGTTGTTATAGGCAACCATCGTCCGCCtcttttcaggaaaaaaaacagcaagatCTGCTCCACGCTCTGTCACTCCCAGGTCCTGTGCGCTGAGACGTTTCCTCTTTGAAGGACACTCGCATGAAGCATCGGTCTCCGGGATAAAGGAGACAAAGCGGCAGCGGCCGTCGACTTTACGCGCAGACGCACTGACGCCCGCTCGACGTCTGCTCACCAGGGGAGCGATTCGGTGAGAGCTGTGACTTGGAATCTAAATCGAGGcccctggagggggagggagaggggccGTGGGGAAAGAGAGGCGGGGGGGTTCAGAGGCATTTTGTAAACAAACAGGTTTCTGCATCCCACGGGGAGTGACGCGTCGCTGCCGGTAGATGCTCTTGTCTCTGACGCTCTTCCTGTGGAGGCTCTACCGACGTCTGTCCATCATGTTCAGCTCGGAGAGACTCACGGTCCCGGAATATGTCAGCCggctgcagagagggaggaggggatcCGGATCCGGCTCCGGCTCCGGCTCCGAACCCAAAGCGGTCTCCCCGGGCATCAGGGCCGACGTCCAGGCGGCTCTCGCGCACTCCATCCCCGCCCTGCGCTCCGCCATCACCAGGCTGAAGACCGCCAAAGAAACGTCCGACGCGGATGAGACCCGCGGGGCCATCGCGGAGCTcttccagctggtggaggaggcctGGGTTTTGCCCGCTGCGGGACGTCAGGTGGCCGAGGAGATCTGCAACAGGATCCGGCTGGATGGAGGCCTGGATCTGCTGCTACAGCTTCAGCAGACGCCTGCTGTGGAGATCACGTACGAGTCCGCCAAACTGCTGGAGCAGATACTGATCTCAGAAAACAGGTACAAGGACAACAAGGCTGCCAAAGCAACCTTAAGCCGTTTCTCTAAATTGGTGGtttctgcttgtgtgttttgtcattcTCATGCAAGT
Coding sequences:
- the vtna gene encoding vitronectin a, with the translated sequence MRLWAVLPLALLARTFAADESCMGRCENGFDSRMKCQCDSMCKYYRSCCYDFEVTCGMTTRGDTFVFAEDDDSEPFEDTTPSAGRPAHDPSSSVIDHQPRPLPEQISDFGLLPQRHPETALEMTRPPRLVETLLRKTAVTENTPISQTFTPTETVLSNTRPSAGDAAAETTTGAATTAAPTKAPDPDAVVCSRRPFDSFMQQKNGSIFAFRGEYFFALDRQSVLPGYPKLIKDVWGISGAIDAAFTRLNCQGKTYIFKGDKYWRFDNGVLDDDYPRDISVGFDRIPDHVDAAFALPAPGYNGKEKVYFFKGGQYHVYEFLHQPSHEECITMTERSPSTLFRHYTDLYYNNYERVISELFSGTPQHHDRHHFIDKDWKGLKSPVDAVMAGRMYVPPGRLAQPHNDDWPDQRGAEGRGQQWNQQYQQYGQQWDQQYGQRWGRRRQRRSPFWGSVAERGMNIGQGFAEMGLRLAERRMETAERFGREQDRLWDQDWDQDRRNDGYRHNNRGNYDSRDDGSYWGPIRGLLPVQSVYFFRGETYYRVDLRTKKVDHANPPYPRSIAKYWLGCSDTTGAEK